A window from Sphingopyxis alaskensis RB2256 encodes these proteins:
- a CDS encoding UPF0262 family protein has product MSDADPSLQRIISVELDEGSIVWRNPDVEQERRVAIFDLIEENRFVPQRGHPDGYAGPYRLKLRVEDGRLIFEIAREDGSPLEAVILGLGRFRRPIRDYFAICDSYYQAIKTSTAQQIETVDMARRALHNEAAEMLMDRLDGKIAVDFDTARRLFTLICVLHIKG; this is encoded by the coding sequence ATGTCCGACGCCGATCCTTCCCTGCAGCGCATCATTTCGGTCGAGCTCGACGAAGGCTCAATCGTCTGGCGCAACCCCGATGTCGAGCAGGAGCGGCGCGTCGCGATCTTCGACCTGATCGAAGAAAACAGGTTCGTGCCGCAGCGCGGTCACCCCGACGGCTATGCCGGACCCTATCGCCTGAAGCTGCGAGTCGAGGACGGGCGGTTGATCTTTGAAATCGCGCGCGAAGACGGATCGCCGCTGGAGGCGGTCATCCTCGGCCTCGGCCGCTTCCGCCGCCCGATCCGCGATTATTTCGCGATTTGCGACAGCTATTATCAGGCGATCAAGACCTCGACCGCGCAGCAGATCGAGACGGTCGATATGGCGCGCCGCGCGCTGCACAATGAGGCGGCGGAGATGTTGATGGACCGGCTCGACGGCAAGATCGCGGTCGATTTCGATACCGCGCGACGGTTGTTCACGCTGATCTGTGTGCTCCACATCAAGGGCTGA
- the dcd gene encoding dCTP deaminase, translating to MAILSDRWIREAARTQGMIEPFVEAQRRDGCISYGLSSYGYDARVAPEFKIFTNVDSTIVDPKDFDPKNFVDRETDVCIIPPNSFALARTVEYFRIPRDVLVICLGKSTYARCGIIVNVTPLEPGWEGHVTLEFSNTTPLPARIYANEGACQFLFLQGNEPCETSYADRAGKYMGQKGVTLPKL from the coding sequence ATGGCCATTCTTTCCGATCGCTGGATTCGCGAAGCCGCCCGGACGCAGGGCATGATCGAACCCTTTGTCGAGGCGCAGCGGCGCGATGGCTGCATCAGCTATGGCCTCTCCTCCTACGGCTATGACGCGCGCGTCGCGCCCGAGTTCAAGATTTTCACCAATGTCGACAGCACCATCGTCGATCCCAAGGATTTCGATCCCAAGAATTTCGTCGACCGCGAAACCGACGTCTGCATCATCCCGCCGAACAGCTTCGCCCTCGCGCGCACCGTCGAGTATTTCCGCATCCCGCGCGATGTGCTCGTCATCTGCCTTGGCAAATCGACCTATGCGCGTTGCGGTATCATCGTGAACGTCACCCCGCTGGAACCGGGGTGGGAGGGGCATGTGACGCTGGAGTTTTCGAACACCACCCCCCTGCCCGCCAGGATTTACGCCAATGAAGGCGCCTGCCAGTTCCTCTTCCTTCAGGGCAATGAACCGTGCGAGACGAGCTACGCCGACCGCGCGGGCAAATATATGGGGCAGAAGGGCGTGACGCTGCCGAAGCTGTAG
- a CDS encoding saccharopine dehydrogenase family protein — MASARDLDIIVYGATGFTGRLVAEYLAHHYKDRKDAPKWAMAGRSLVKLAEVRDLVGAPADTPLIVADASDRASLDAMAARTQVVLTTVGPYQLYGSDLVAACVRAGTAYADLCGEPGWMREMIDAHEDAAKASGARITFSCGFDSIPFDLGVLFLQEEAVRRHGKPAPRVKGRVRKMAGGASGGTIASLTETLKAVAKKPSLALLLKSSFALTPGFEGPAQPSGLIPEYDGATGTWTAPFVMAPINTKNVHRTNYLLGHKWGADLVYDEMVMTTIGDAGKAMAEAMAKANPFGDSKLRPGEGPSKEERENGFYDILFIGEYPDGTTLRASVQGDRDPGYGSTSKMLAETGMALLENKGAGGVWTPGALLGQALIDRLTANAGLTFQIEE; from the coding sequence ATGGCCAGCGCACGCGATCTCGACATCATCGTTTATGGCGCCACCGGATTCACCGGCCGCCTCGTCGCCGAATATCTCGCGCACCACTACAAGGACCGCAAGGATGCGCCCAAATGGGCGATGGCGGGGCGCAGCCTTGTCAAACTCGCCGAGGTGCGCGACCTGGTCGGCGCGCCCGCCGACACGCCGCTGATCGTCGCCGACGCCAGCGATCGCGCGAGCCTCGACGCGATGGCGGCGCGGACGCAGGTGGTGCTGACCACCGTCGGTCCCTATCAGCTATACGGCAGCGATCTCGTCGCCGCGTGCGTCCGCGCGGGCACCGCCTATGCCGACCTGTGCGGCGAGCCCGGCTGGATGCGCGAGATGATCGACGCGCACGAAGATGCGGCAAAGGCATCGGGCGCGCGGATCACCTTCAGCTGCGGATTCGACTCGATCCCCTTCGACCTCGGCGTATTGTTCCTTCAGGAGGAGGCGGTGCGCCGCCACGGCAAGCCCGCGCCACGGGTCAAGGGCCGCGTGCGCAAGATGGCGGGCGGCGCGTCGGGCGGCACGATCGCCAGCCTGACCGAGACGTTGAAAGCCGTCGCGAAAAAGCCGTCGCTCGCGCTGCTGCTCAAATCCTCCTTTGCACTCACGCCCGGCTTCGAGGGTCCGGCGCAGCCAAGCGGGCTGATCCCCGAATATGACGGGGCGACGGGCACCTGGACCGCGCCCTTCGTCATGGCGCCGATCAACACCAAAAATGTCCACCGCACCAATTATCTGCTCGGCCACAAATGGGGCGCCGACCTCGTCTATGACGAGATGGTGATGACGACGATCGGCGACGCGGGCAAGGCGATGGCCGAAGCGATGGCCAAGGCCAATCCGTTCGGCGATTCCAAGCTCCGGCCCGGCGAAGGCCCGAGCAAGGAGGAGCGCGAAAACGGCTTTTACGACATCCTGTTCATCGGCGAATATCCCGACGGCACGACGCTGCGCGCCAGCGTGCAGGGCGACCGCGACCCCGGCTATGGCTCGACATCGAAGATGCTTGCCGAAACGGGCATGGCATTGCTTGAGAACAAGGGCGCGGGCGGCGTATGGACGCCGGGCGCGCTGCTTGGCCAGGCGCTGATCGACCGGCTGACTGCCAACGCCGGACTGACCTTTCAGATCGAGGAATGA
- a CDS encoding acyl-CoA thioesterase — protein sequence MTTSPGALDALLATLRTEEGVAKAHIDEGWMQGRTAYGGISSAVALAGAMALHPTEAPLRYAQISFVGPVGGDCTVETRVLRQSKSSLFIDAGVSSDMGFGTAAVFAFSPDRPSHVDHDRLTMPDAPAPETLAPVPEHHARPAFTRHFDMRPTTGPRFGWKSDVGEYLTWVRFAQEPQCHPTVALLAMGDALPPAAMALFSQFGPISSMNWTVNMLTAAPATDDGWWLLSAKTGYARHGLSVQDMMLWNRAGQPILSGSQAIAIYV from the coding sequence ATGACGACCTCTCCCGGCGCGCTCGACGCGCTGCTCGCGACGCTGCGCACCGAAGAGGGCGTGGCCAAGGCGCATATCGACGAAGGCTGGATGCAGGGCCGTACCGCCTATGGCGGGATCAGCTCGGCGGTCGCGCTCGCGGGCGCGATGGCGCTCCACCCGACCGAGGCACCGCTGCGCTATGCGCAGATCAGCTTCGTCGGTCCCGTCGGCGGCGATTGTACGGTCGAGACGCGCGTGCTGCGTCAGTCGAAATCGTCGCTGTTCATCGACGCCGGTGTGTCGAGCGACATGGGGTTCGGCACCGCGGCAGTCTTCGCCTTCTCCCCCGACCGGCCGAGCCATGTCGACCATGACCGGCTGACGATGCCGGACGCCCCCGCCCCCGAAACGCTGGCGCCGGTGCCCGAACATCATGCGCGCCCTGCCTTCACCCGCCATTTCGACATGCGCCCGACGACGGGGCCGCGCTTTGGGTGGAAAAGCGATGTGGGCGAATATCTGACCTGGGTGCGCTTCGCCCAGGAACCGCAATGCCACCCCACGGTCGCGCTGCTCGCCATGGGCGACGCACTGCCCCCCGCGGCGATGGCGCTGTTCAGCCAGTTCGGGCCGATCAGCTCGATGAACTGGACGGTCAACATGCTGACTGCCGCGCCCGCTACCGATGACGGCTGGTGGCTGCTCTCGGCGAAGACCGGCTATGCGCGCCACGGCCTGTCGGTGCAGGACATGATGCTGTGGAACCGCGCGGGCCAGCCGATCCTCAGCGGCAGCCAGGCGATCGCGATCTACGTCTGA
- a CDS encoding glycoside hydrolase family 25 protein: MKLRAIGGEQKAGRSNGWRGAAARFLRRIGAAAVLLLLATGLALWWAARWTPDRAIYPVQGVTIDADNGEVHWGSIKAAGADFAYIAATDGTAGVDARFARNLSRARDAGVQAGPIHRYSLCHLATDQAANFIRHVPRRADMLPAVVWLDYDDRCPDRPTRALLLSELATFLAQIETHMGKQSLIAPGPAFEADYRVTRGIARTTWLRRDFFEPDYGAHPWTMWQANDYVRLSGADGTVGWNVLRAGGEMR; the protein is encoded by the coding sequence ATGAAGCTGCGGGCCATCGGGGGCGAGCAGAAAGCGGGGCGCAGCAACGGCTGGCGCGGCGCGGCTGCGCGCTTCCTCCGCCGTATCGGCGCCGCGGCGGTGCTCCTCCTCCTCGCGACGGGCCTCGCACTCTGGTGGGCGGCGCGCTGGACGCCCGATCGCGCCATCTATCCCGTGCAGGGCGTCACGATCGACGCCGACAACGGCGAGGTCCATTGGGGATCGATCAAGGCCGCGGGCGCCGATTTCGCCTATATCGCCGCGACCGATGGCACCGCAGGCGTCGACGCGCGGTTCGCGCGCAACCTGTCGCGCGCGCGCGATGCGGGGGTGCAGGCAGGCCCGATACACCGCTACAGCCTCTGCCACCTCGCGACCGACCAGGCCGCCAATTTCATCCGCCACGTCCCGCGCCGCGCCGACATGCTGCCGGCCGTGGTCTGGCTCGATTATGACGACCGCTGCCCCGACCGGCCGACGCGCGCGCTGCTCTTGTCCGAACTCGCGACCTTCCTCGCGCAGATCGAGACGCATATGGGCAAGCAGAGCCTGATCGCGCCGGGGCCGGCGTTCGAGGCCGATTACCGCGTGACACGCGGCATCGCGCGCACGACCTGGCTGCGGCGCGATTTCTTCGAGCCCGATTATGGCGCGCATCCCTGGACGATGTGGCAGGCGAATGATTATGTCCGCCTGTCGGGCGCCGACGGCACCGTCGGCTGGAACGTGCTGCGCGCAGGTGGAGAGATGCGATGA
- a CDS encoding cytidine deaminase: protein MTDTTTRNALIAAARDAASRAYAPYSGFHVGAALLLKNGDVVTGANVENASYGLTLCAETAAVAKIANEGWIGELAEVAIVGGRPDGEALTGSDPVHPCGRCRQILNEAAERSQTDILVHCASGDDSAVATYKLSELLPAAFGPKDLGLID, encoded by the coding sequence ATGACCGACACGACGACCCGCAACGCGCTGATCGCCGCCGCGCGCGATGCCGCGAGCCGCGCCTACGCGCCCTATTCGGGCTTTCATGTCGGCGCCGCGCTGCTGCTCAAAAATGGCGATGTCGTGACCGGCGCCAATGTCGAAAATGCGAGCTATGGGCTGACGCTCTGCGCCGAAACCGCCGCGGTGGCGAAGATCGCGAACGAAGGCTGGATCGGTGAACTGGCCGAAGTCGCGATTGTCGGCGGCCGTCCCGACGGCGAGGCGCTGACCGGCAGCGATCCCGTCCATCCCTGCGGGCGCTGCCGCCAGATATTGAACGAGGCCGCCGAACGATCGCAGACCGACATCCTGGTCCATTGCGCCTCGGGCGACGACAGCGCGGTCGCAACGTACAAGCTCAGCGAGCTGCTTCCCGCAGCGTTCGGGCCGAAGGATCTGGGGCTGATCGACTGA